From a region of the Alnus glutinosa chromosome 1, dhAlnGlut1.1, whole genome shotgun sequence genome:
- the LOC133858332 gene encoding large ribosomal subunit protein eL36x-like codes for MAPKQPNTGLFVGLSKGHVVTKKELASRPSDRKGKTSKRVHFVRNLIREVAGFAPYEKRITELLKVGKDKRALKVAKRKLGTHKRAKKKREEMSNVLRKMRSGGAGEKKK; via the exons ATGGCTCCTAAACAGCCAAATACTGGCCTCTTTGTGGGCTTGAGTAAAGGCCATGTTGTCACTAAGAAAGAATTGGCTTCACGTCCATCTGATCGCAAAGGA AAAACTAGTAAAAGAGTCCACTTTGTGAGGAACTTGATCAGGGAAGTTGCTGGATTTGCACCATATGAGAAGAGGATCACTGAGCTTCTTAAAGTTGGAAAGGACAAGCGTGCGCTCAAAGTTGCTAAAAGAAAGCTTGGCACTCACAAGAGGGCAAAGAAGAAGCGTGAAGAAATGTCTAATGTTCTCCGCAAGATGAG GTCTGGTGGAGctggagagaagaagaagtga